One Desertifilum tharense IPPAS B-1220 genomic window, TTGTCAATCCACAATTTAGAGTTGAACTCAAGGGGGAAATGTGTCATGCGAACATCCTTGCCTAATTGTGCCAACTCCAACAATCAGTGCAGTATGAATCCCCAGTTGCCACCTTCAGAATTTGACTGGCTGGCAATTTGTCAGCATTCCCGGCGCTTATTAATGGCGGTTGTTGAACCCAATGATTTTAAATTGCAATTTGCCAATGCTGCCTTTTGTCACCTAGCGGGCATTCAACCGCTTCAGGGGGTAGATTCTCATTCGCCCACCCCGTTATTAAGTTTCCTGTCAACCGAGGATCGCCTCGTGTTGCGCCAACTTTATCAGCGCCATGTTTTTTATCAGATGATTTGCCAACTCCAGCCTCAGCTTCTCCAAGCGTCTTGGATGGCAACCTTATTAAACTTAATTGAAGAACCGATTGTGGTGGCGCTGACGAGTCCAACCTATAGCGAACCCCGCTTTATCCAATTTTGGCTGAATTCAGAACGCCTGCACGTTGAATCGACGGGAGCGCAAGCCGATCGACTGATTGAAACAGCGATCGCCAAAGGGGATAGCGCTGTTTTGCAGGCGGCTTTGATGGGGAAAAAAGCCCTGCGACTTGAGGGATATCGCATTAGCGGTTCGTTACTCTTAGAAGGGTTGGATGTCACCGATCGCGAAACCATTCGCCAGTTGACTCAACTGCTGATTAACCGCGATTCAATTCTCACTCCCAAGAAGTTTAATGAAGTCAATCGCTTGTTGCGATCGCTCTTTCAGGCGAATAATGTCCTCATTTTGCGCTCGGAAAATACCCAGGCGCAAATCTCCCTAGGAACCGCCTACGATGCCCTAGAACATTGCGTCTATTCAATGGCTTCTTTAAAGGGTTCGCACTTTTTACGGGCTGCCAAAGCCAATCAGGTGCAAATTGTGGGCGATTTGAGTACCGATTGTCCCACAGACTGCGAGGCGATGCTCTTGCAGCAAGGATGGCGATCGCTGTTGTTAATTCCTTTGGGGGTAGCCACTGCCGAAAGTAGCGATAGCGGGCAATTATTGGGCTTAGTCGCCCTATTGAGCGATCGCCCCAATCAATTTACCCCCCAAGATACAAAAAACGCCAGCGAACTGATCCTGGCTTTAACCTCTGCCTTGCGCCAAGCCTCCCAACAGCAGTTTGCTCACATTCATCCGGCGGTAGCATGGCGATTTTTACAAGAAGCCGAACGCCGCAGTTGGGGTTTACTCCCGCAACCGATTATTTTTGCTAACGTTTATCCGTTATACGGTATCTCTGATATCCGGGGTTCTTCCCAAGAACGCAACCGCGCCATTCAAGCCGATTTAATCGAACAATTTCGCCTCGGACTTGCGATTGTTGAAGCGGTTTGTCAGTCTCAAGATACGGCACTGGGCAAGCAACTGCAACAGGATTTACTCTCCTATATCAAACGCCTGGAAGAAAAAATCACCGTTGATGCCGAAATTACCGCCATTCAATACCTCAAAGCCCACTTAGAAATCTACTTTGATTATTTTGCTCAATGCGGTGAAGCCGCTAAAACCGCAGTGGAAGCCTATCGCCAAGCCTGCAAAAACGTGCATCAATGCGTCTATCAGGCTCGCAGCCAGTACGATCGGATGGTGAATGAGGTGAATACGCAACTTCAACAAACCTGGGATCGCTGGCAGATGCGGATGCAGAAGATATCGCCTCATTACTGCGACTGCGAACTCACTGACGGCATCGATCACATGATTTATACCGGGGCTTCCATCGATCCAAAGTTTACCCCGTTTCACCTGCACAGCCTGCGCTACGAACAACTGCGGGCGGTGTGCGAATGCGCTCGAACGGCTCTCAAAATCCAAGCCCAGTATGATACACAGTTAGAGTTGACGCATTTGGTACTCGCGCAAGATATTACCGTCGATATTATTCACGATGAGAAAACGGAAAAAACCTTTGACGTGCGCGGAACGCGGGATACTCGTTATGAAATTGTCAAAAAACGCATTGATAAAGCCTTAGATTCAAGCTCGCGCGATCGCATTACCCAACCTCGGATGCTAACGATCGTCTACTCCACCGAGGAAGAATGGCAAGAATATCAGCAATACTTGCAATATCTGATTCGAGAAAGTTGGTTAGCCCCTGAAATTGAATCAGGGGCAGTTGAATCGCTTCAAGGCGTTGAGGGTTTAAAGTTCGCTCGCGTGCGGATTTTGCCAGAGAACCCCTAAGCCGAAAGTCTCTGAAGGGTTTTCCGCCGCTAAGATTGCAGCGTGACGGCTGACTCTTGGCGACAGCCCTTTAAACCGATGCTTGGATCTTGGCGGTAGGCGTCTTCAGGTACCCAGACGCTAACTTTGAAGTCAGGAGCAATCAGGTAAAGGTAATCAACATCAGGATAGTATTTCAACCCCACGCGGAGGTTAGAAAAGTCATCTTCGCAAATTTCAAAGCCAAATCGCACGATAACTTGAGCCAATAAACACTCAGGCGTATCGCAGTATTCACCAGCCGTATCTCGCTCTTGCCAAAATGTTTCTAGAAATCGGTTTAAGCGAGGAAGAACCTTAGCAGGAGCGCCATTTCTACTGGCATAGAGAATCGCCGGATTGCCTTCTACGATGATATGAAAGGAGACAGCCATAGGTTTTCATCCCGATCGTCATTGTGGATCATAGGTGGACAGAAGAAATTTGTCGCGGCAACTTTTGAAAAGTTATGCCCCTCGCGCATCCGCTATCGCTCGCTAAATTAGGAGGTAATAACGGAGTGAACGCTGCTGAACAAGCTAAGAATATTGAAGTCGCTAGCAAAATTGCGACGGTGGTGAATCTATTCAAGTCAGAATTTCCTGATGCTAAAGCCGATCTTAAGCCCTGGAGCAACGATCCGGATACGCGGGAGTTGGTCGATCCCGACTCTATTGATATTGGCTTCCATTTTCCGGGTTGGAGTCCGCGATTTCAATGCCGCAGTATCTTGGTGCAAATTCGCTTTTATGACGATCCGCTCGATGGCTACCGTCGCGCCATTGGGGTAGAGGCGGTAGGGTTTAACCATACAGGGGAACAGTGGCGACTCTCAACGGTGGAGAATTGGCGCATCTTGGGGAAGTCTCAACCCGCGATGGAGGTGACAGAACAACTCAAACGCTTTTGTTCTCAGGTGTTTGAGTTATTTAACTGCGAAGCACAAGCGGGGTAGCGGCTTTGGTAGGGGGTGCTGCATTTGCCAAACCAGGCGTAACGGTTGTCGCGAATTTGTTCGTAGGCGCGATCGCCTAACCATTTTACGCCCGGTAAGGTGCGGTACGCTTGTACCAAGACTTCCCCCATTGGTAGCAGTCGCCCGACTTCTTCGGCGGCTTCGCTTCCCTGCCATCGCCGTTGGGGAGATTGAGCATCTATCAGAATAACGCCTTGTTCGCAGTCTTGGGGGGTAATGCCAAATTGGGCGATCGCGATCGCATCTTGCATCGGGATATAATCAAACTGCTTCCCCTGGTCTAAAGTTTCCAAAATCTGCACCCAATTCGAGCATAAATTGCAGGTGCTGTCATAAATAACGTGGTAGCGCATATATTTCAAATTTGATATCCAGCTACTTTCAACTTAACGTAGATCGACAAAGCGGTACGAACTGCGGGTTTAGTTCTCAATTGTTAGTAAAGGCGATCGCGCATGATAGATAAGCCACTCGGTTTAGTCATCCAAGGATCTCTCTCCAAAGGATTAGAAGTTCGCCTCCACGCAGATGTCTCCGTTGAAGAGATGCGCGTCGGGAAGTTTTTGGTGGTGCAAGGCAGGCGATCGCGCTTTTTCTGTATGCTAACGGATGTCTCCCTAGGAACTGCTAGCCCTCGCATTCTCGCCAACCCTCCCGAACCTGCCAACACCTTTTTACAAGAAGTCCTCGCTGGGAGCGGTACCTATGGCACCATTGATTTAACCCCCATGTTAATGTTTACGCCCCAGGAAGAGGGCAGCCCAACCCCTCAAAATGGGTCAAATCTTGCCTCGTTTCAAGCCCAAACCAGCGCCAACGTGCAGTTAACCCCCGTTAAAACTATTCCGAGTCATTTCAGCCAAGTTTATGAGGCGAATGAATACGATTTTCGCACCGTTTTTGGCTGGGAAGATGACCCATTACACCGCAATTTTGCCATTGGCAAACCGATTGATATGGATGTGCCTGTCTGTGTCGATCTAGACCGTTTTGTAGAGCGCAGTAACGGAGTATTTGGAAAGTCGGGAACGGGCAAATCTTTCTTAACCCGCTTGCTGCTATCGGGAATTATTAAAAAGCGAGTCGCCGTTAATCTAATTTTTGATATGCACTCGGAATACGGTTGGGAAGCCGTTTGTGAGGGTAAAACTTTCGGCACGGCTAAAGGTTTGCGTCAACTGTTTCCCGGACAAGTTCAAGTCTACACC contains:
- a CDS encoding GAF domain-containing protein, whose amino-acid sequence is MRTSLPNCANSNNQCSMNPQLPPSEFDWLAICQHSRRLLMAVVEPNDFKLQFANAAFCHLAGIQPLQGVDSHSPTPLLSFLSTEDRLVLRQLYQRHVFYQMICQLQPQLLQASWMATLLNLIEEPIVVALTSPTYSEPRFIQFWLNSERLHVESTGAQADRLIETAIAKGDSAVLQAALMGKKALRLEGYRISGSLLLEGLDVTDRETIRQLTQLLINRDSILTPKKFNEVNRLLRSLFQANNVLILRSENTQAQISLGTAYDALEHCVYSMASLKGSHFLRAAKANQVQIVGDLSTDCPTDCEAMLLQQGWRSLLLIPLGVATAESSDSGQLLGLVALLSDRPNQFTPQDTKNASELILALTSALRQASQQQFAHIHPAVAWRFLQEAERRSWGLLPQPIIFANVYPLYGISDIRGSSQERNRAIQADLIEQFRLGLAIVEAVCQSQDTALGKQLQQDLLSYIKRLEEKITVDAEITAIQYLKAHLEIYFDYFAQCGEAAKTAVEAYRQACKNVHQCVYQARSQYDRMVNEVNTQLQQTWDRWQMRMQKISPHYCDCELTDGIDHMIYTGASIDPKFTPFHLHSLRYEQLRAVCECARTALKIQAQYDTQLELTHLVLAQDITVDIIHDEKTEKTFDVRGTRDTRYEIVKKRIDKALDSSSRDRITQPRMLTIVYSTEEEWQEYQQYLQYLIRESWLAPEIESGAVESLQGVEGLKFARVRILPENP
- a CDS encoding histidine kinase; this translates as MAVSFHIIVEGNPAILYASRNGAPAKVLPRLNRFLETFWQERDTAGEYCDTPECLLAQVIVRFGFEICEDDFSNLRVGLKYYPDVDYLYLIAPDFKVSVWVPEDAYRQDPSIGLKGCRQESAVTLQS
- a CDS encoding thiol-disulfide oxidoreductase DCC family protein, which gives rise to MRYHVIYDSTCNLCSNWVQILETLDQGKQFDYIPMQDAIAIAQFGITPQDCEQGVILIDAQSPQRRWQGSEAAEEVGRLLPMGEVLVQAYRTLPGVKWLGDRAYEQIRDNRYAWFGKCSTPYQSRYPACASQLNNSNT